In a single window of the Rhizoctonia solani chromosome 16, complete sequence genome:
- a CDS encoding 3-deoxy-7-phosphoheptulonate synthase, whose product MIWGMRLPVVRIGRIAGQYAKPRSSGTEKVEMDDGQGGKHIKEIPSFRDEFERISEGLSDALDFCRTVGANEAGGGFESGGGRGVLGEVDFYTRSHDTYFASASNLRAPVDGPTSPTSGSAGLSTSVNPNFAPYNTSAHFLWIGDRTRQLDGAHIEYFRGIRNPIGIKVGPSMQNDELVRLLDIVNPDREDGKVTLITRYGASKIEQFLPGHISSVQASGHPVIWICDPMHGNTLTSSTGHKTRHFSTIISEITSCIQIHSSHSPPSRLGGISLEFTGELNEEGYSVTECLGGSMELKESELSLRYQTFCDPRLNFEQSLGKCMHSDRWSSIDVDRYKNTGCQARALFSLLHPSRLVPALPLISTGLQPNPPLRVYQLVMSMGPSILTVHERPNGDIGLALPNQTGDMYVLRGSAKPGPKGSRSTQDIVRCKDDMVLASVAWVDPKKDMIKIEKAAYMTEGERCGSWIPLGDAWKSAAPAKGDCTEQFNGSDRRPYEWKLELRNLRKLYAPDKTEHIAVETQFTPKGHVLEMNPVDCVGVGEMLYVTLLVGLARRRHKRKHGLPGVVSRVVENVLFM is encoded by the exons ATGATCTGGGGTATGCGTCTCCCCGTGGTGCGAATCGGGCGCATCGCGGGCCAATACGCCAAGCCGCGCTCGAGCGGGACCGAAAAGGTTGAAATGGATGACGGTCAAGGTGGGAAACACATCAAAGAGATACCCAGCTTTCG GGACGAATTTGAGCGAATTTCCGAGGGTCTTTCGGACGCGCTTGATTTTTGTCGGACTGTTGGTGCCAACGAAGCCGGAGGCGGATTCGAATCAGGTGGCGGGCGCGGTGTGCTCGGCGAGGTTGACTTTTACACAAG AAGCCATGACACGTATTTTGCCTCTGCCTCCAACTTGCGCGCGCCCGTCGATGGGCCGACATCTCCTACATCCGGATCCGCGGGACTATCTACGAGTGTCAACCCCAATTTCGCGCCGTACAATACATCGGCGCATTTCCTGTGGATCGGAGACCGCACTCGGCAACTGGATGGAGCGCATATCGAATACTTTCGCGGCATTCGCAATCCTATTGGAATCAAGGTTGGGCCATCGATGCAGAATGATGAacttgtgcgccttctcgaTA TTGTGAATCCCGATCGCGAAGACGGTAAAGTAACTTTAATCACGCGCTACGGGGCTTCTAAA ATTGAACAATTCTTGCCTGGTCATATTTCGAGTGTACAAGCTTCGGGACATCCGGTCATTTGGATATGCGATCCCATGCACGGCAA CACATTGACCTCATCAACTGGGCACAAGACTCGTCATTTCAGTACCATCATTTCGGAGATTACATCTTGCATCCAAATCCACTCTTCCCACAGCCCTCCTTCGCGCCTTGGTGGGATCTCCCTCGAGTTTACGGGGGAGCTCAACGAAGAGGGGTATAGTGTGACTGAATGTCTTGGCGGAAGCATGGAACTCAAAGAGTCGGAACTCTCTCTCCGCTATCAGACGTTCTGTGATCCAAGACTGAACTTTGAGCAAAGCTTGGGTAAGTGTATGCACTCGGATAGATGGTCGAGTATTGATGT GGACCGGTATAAGAATACGGGTTGTCAAGCTCGCGCGCTTTTCAGCCTCCTTCACCCCTCGCGCCTCGTACCCGCCCTCCCACTCATTAGCACAGGGCTTCAACCCAATCCACCCCTGCGCGTCTACCAACTAGTCATGTCGATGGGCCCCTCGATCCTTACTGTCCACGAGCGCCCAAATGGCGATATCGGGCTTGCGCTTCCCAATCAAACTGGTGATATGTATGTCCTCCGTGGTAGCGCGAAACCTGGCCCAAAGGGAAGCCGGTCTACACAGGATATTGTGCGGTGCAAGGACGACATGGTGCTCGCATCTGTTGCGTGGGTTGATCCAAAAAAGGACATGATCAAAATTGAAAAAGCGGCGTATATGACTGAAGGAGAGCGCTGTGGCTCCTGGATACCTCTGGGAGATGCATGGAAGAGTGCTGCCCCGGCCAAAGGTGACTG TACCGAACAGTTCAATGGTTCAGATCGTCGCCCATACGAGTGGAAGCTAGAGTTGCGAAATCTGCGCAAG CTTTATGCTCCAGATAAGACAGAACACATTGCTGTCGAGACGCAGTTCACTCCAAAGGGCCACGTTCTCGAGATGAACCCGGTGGATTGTGTTGGCGTGGGAGAGATGTTGTATGTGACACTTCTTGTAGGGCTTGCACGACGCCGGCATAAGCGAAAACACGGACTCCCGGGCGTGGTTTCTCGAGTGGTCGAGAACGTTTTGTTCATGTAA
- a CDS encoding 3-deoxy-7-phosphoheptulonate synthase, with translation MDNSTTWTPSSWRNKPIAQDVKYENKAELDEVIARIKRLPPLVSQSEASPKRAQGIPYPRTHARMADPTTIGRTSAPSTHARAK, from the exons ATGGACAACTCGACAACTTGGACTCCTTCGTCTTGGAGAAACAAGCCGATTGCGCAG GATGTCAAGTATGAGAACAAGGCCGAGTTGGATGA GGTAATAGCGAGGATCAAAAGACTCCCTCCGCTCGTTTCCCAGTCCGAGGCAAGTCCCAAACGCGCACAAGGGATACCCTACCCACGCACGCACGCACGCATGGCTGACCCGACCACAATAGGTCGAACGTCTGCGCCATCAACTCACGCTCGTGCAAAATAA
- a CDS encoding methyltransferase domain protein: MSSPPASSRSPSTPTSTQRVRQSSPPPPLSIGSLSRRNSRSQSTPGQQAQSPISSSLGESIFQSLSFGFNSKPMLADVLESPTSVEHEGSETPRPGFAQPYTSRRRVTSPEAEYPPVTLPDSHQPRKHRSTLRLSRLRPGLGKDEMAQLDSMPVTYPHTHPDWPQRTMSMRRPGSAGEIAHTTGSKARGMRVRASSELSRPSHSLSAILQSDDMPPSPLPLPPVPSYSAESALVDDSDVDAPTTPSLTTAPSCTASRSNSDARSPSSATPKPSMSNLDDSARRPSDPQSRQHHSNYFKLKGPSKERCHAFNPSVAPYPLSYSPKLLDHYNLEAEMSHRTILSLTFHKFETPPAKVLDLGCGTGHWILKAAREWTRTEFVGFDLVPIQPNLERVTDHRTTKSKDNTDLRLHERIRWVHGNFLEKLPFQDNEFDYVRCRKIARGVPESKWDRLYEEIVRIMKPGAAFEQIEEDIVFPTEKPNKPTPAVTVYPTPSPSRTLPTPPYLSSTSLSQSTSSTVRTQEQYRRSPSTSVSSVIESPIEGRNVVPSVSSTASLTGSADSRTPLNRATLVVPGSATSTSNPPLPDPPARDSRGSNESNGHSRHQAADYSFHDPREHKRLEELFIAMHDARWINLKPLSLIPRLIQEHMTGMMSSPPVNMYLPPRPREGPIPQLSVGALEIARASGNGLVKHISKMRSSEHISHDESMFSPQPQDQVIARYVAFDLSRMGSVSKGGAGVMPSSAFRLELDWLAFHLSGAVNEVLGCKEAIWEFLSEREPGFQRREYDAIVRQYQRMSSLVSTDMQDRIGLSSKLRDTLHWGPPESDFMKTPEQRMFDEHYAQAVARDVQPRPLSLMRCYRSFTAFKPLVAPAPAE; this comes from the exons ATGTCTTCCCCTCCGGCTTCCTCCCGTTCCCCCTCGACACCGACTTCCACCCAGCGAGTACGACAGTCATCTCCCCCACCGCCACTGTCCATTGGGTCCCTCAGTCGACGCAACTCCCGATCCCAGAGCACACCAGGCCAACAAGCCCAGTCACCGATATCATCGTCACTTGGGGAGTCTATATTCCAATCGCTCTCATTTGGGTTCAACTCGAAGCCGATGCTGGCCGACGTGCTTGAGTCGCCGACGAGTGTGGAGCACGAAGGGTCTGAAACACCGCGCCCGGGGTTCGCCCAGCCATATACTTCCCGCCGACGAGTGACAAGCCCCGAGGCAGAGTACCCCCCAGTCACTCTCCCCGACTCCCACCAGCCCCGCAAACACCGCTCGACACTCAGGCTTTCCCGCCTCAGACCTGGACTCGGCAAGGACGAGATGGCACAGCTTGATTCTATGCCGGTTACCTATCCCCACACCCATCCCGACTGGCCCCAGCGCACAATGTCGATGCGGCGACCGGGATCAGCCGGCGAAATAGCCCATACTACCGGCAGCAAAGCCCGTGGTATGCGAGTCCGCGCAAGCTCAGAGCTTTCCAGACCCTCCCATTCCCTCTCGGCCATTCTCCAGAGCGACGATATGCCGCCTTCCCCGTTACCATTACCCCCCGTACCGTCCTATTCCGCCGAGAGTGCACTTGTCGATGATTCCGATGTCGATGCGCCCACTACGCCTTCTCTCACTACTGCCCCCAGCTGCACCGCTTCTCGCTCCAACTCGGACGCACGTTCTCCCTCGTCTGCCACTCCCAAACCATCCATGTCCAATCTCGACGACTCTGCCAGGCGTCCAAGCGATCCCCAGTCCAGGCAGCACCATTCCAACTACTTCAAGCTCAAGGGGCCGTCCAAAGAGCGGTGCCACGCCTTTAATCCCAGTGTCGCTCCTTATCCCTTGTCCTATTCTCCCAAGTTGCTTGACCA CTATAATCTCGAGGCCGAAATGTCCCATCGCACCATCCTTAGTCTTACCTTCCACAAGTTTGAAACTCCCCCGGCCAAAGT TCTCGATCTTGGCTGCGGCACCGGCCACTGGATCCTCAAAGCCGCACGCGAATGGACTCGCACAGAGTTTGTAG GTTTCGACCTCGTGCCCATTCAGCCGAATCTCGAACGCGTGACCGACCACCGGACGACCAAGTCCAAGGATAACACCGATTTACGGTTGCACGAACGCATTCGCTGGGTCCACGGCAACTT TTTGGAGAAACTTCCCTTTCAAGACAATGAATTCGATTATGT TCGGTGTCGCAAGATCGCGCGTGGGGTGCCCGAATCCAAGTGGGATCGACTCTACGAG GAAATCGTTCGTATCATGAAGCCCGGAGCTGCATTCGAG CAAATTGAAGAAGATATCGTCTTTCCTACCgaaaagcccaacaagcccaCACCCGCTGTGACCGTATACCCTACTCCCTCTCCCTCGCGCACGCTCCCTACTCCCCCTTATCTATCTTCCACCTCGCTCTCTCAATCCACCTCTTCAACGGTCCGGACCCAAGAGCAATACCGACGATCACCCTCGACGTCCGTTTCATCCGTGATTGAATCTCCCATCGAAGGCAGAAATGTCGTGCCCAGCGTATCGAGCACCGCGAGCCTGACAGGATCCGCCGACTCGCGCACTCCACTGAACCGAGCAACGCTCGTCGTTCCCGGCTCGGCAACCAGCACATCCAACCCGCCACTCCCCGACCCTCCAGCCCGTGACTCACGAGGCTCGAACGAATCAAACGGCCACTCGCGGCACCAAGCCGCCGACTACTCGTTCCACGACCCGCGCGAACACAAGCGCCTCGAAGAGCTCTTTATCGCCATGCACGACGCACGGTGGATCAACCTCAAACCGCTCAGCCTGATCCCGCGGTTGATCCAGGAGCACATGACGGGCATGATGTCCTCCCCACCAGTCAACATGTACCTCCCACCACGCCCGCGCGAGGGCCCCATCCCGCAACTCAGCGTCGGGGCGCTCGAGATTGCACGGGCGAGCGGCAACGGACTGGTGAAGCACATATCCAAGATGCGTTCCTCGGAGCACATCTCGCACGACGAAAGCATGTTCTCGCCCCAGCCGCAGGACCAAGTCATCGCGCGCTACGTCGCGTTCGACTTGTCCCGCATGGGCTCGGTCTCCAAGGGTGGCGCGGGCGTCATGCCCTCGAGCGCGTTCCGGCTCGAGCTCGACTGGCTCGCGTTTCATTTGAGCGGCGCGGTCAACGAGGTTTTGGGTTGTAAAGAGGCGATTTGGGAGTTTTTGAGTGAGCGGGAGCCCGGGTTTCAGAGGAGGGAGTATGATGCGATTGTTAGGCAGTATCAACGTATGTCCTCTCTTGTTTCCAC AGATATGCAAGACCGCATCGGCCTGAGCTCCAAACTTCGAGATACACTGCACTGGGGCCCGCCCGAATCGGACTTTATGAAGACACCAGAGCAGAGGATGTTTGACGAACACTATGCCCAGGCGGTCGCGCGGGACGTGCAGCCGAGGCCACTGTCGTTGATGAGGTGTTACCGCTCGTTTACGGCGTTTAAGCCTCTTgtggctcctgctcctgccgAGTGA
- a CDS encoding Brix domain protein, whose translation MSMDESQAEPTTHIDDEYSRAGIMDPKIVITTSRSELEVTAEMRLVFPNSTRINRGNYVVKELADACRANDVTDLVVLHEHRGVPDALIVSHFPHGPTLYFSLHNVGLRHDIATYNQSTVSEQYPHLIFEGFSSKLGKRVMDALRYLFPVPKPDATRVMTFANENDFISFRHHVFAKTSHKEVQLAEVGPRFEMKLRVRSARDVVWEYGYVSIVESIAPLVGYVPSFHGELAISLKSGRFPRVALATSAWRRNTNGIGQIVGETHIIITASRTRRPLILDPRMDIGAPIFRGIGFVRNNGACFDSNWRKHSLNVSMFASGPIASRVRYVLAMPHTLSTVPRSSRSDLRTIRGHMPPQGLAHWRFPPALLVFIWSISIFHFPIFSIAPSIISADPLIVNICLVAAHGPPLGMSPRHLNYIRTDNPPFHIRALIHLPNLVLTLPRPNRAIKLSSIKLPPRSLLLFLHILAPPPTLRQMSAPSTYPQSAPVSTGPPPNMVTSPRSKRPRPPDLHTGTNSGLPATTGAPVSGGPTTGGFPTPSSATGAGDDVFHQEDGEDGEDDDDDDGGPRKGTEKKAGRRKIKIEFIQDKSRRHITFSKRKAGIMKKAYELSTLTGTQVLLLVVSETGLVYTFTTAKLQPLVTQPEGKNLIQACLNAPNGTLPGGASAAAPGMPPPPPTGRQRPTAMSLGMTGAASPNNDAEGEDDGEGSGDSPNMGSAKGRRRRRTNSSSGAVPGGNMAKSIPSPSDSMPSTSPTLSMQQAHGGVSGAGAAYGSHPTHSPTLPHHHHGQHHLDQPGMYGYPREGGASANMMPGYHHGQYSGLNAGGMPSGMSAGSVPGAPIGQAGSQPPQQSQMWMQQGNMPRR comes from the exons ATGAGCATGGACGAGTCCCAGGCTG AACCCACGACTCACATCGATGACGAGTACTCGCGTGCTGGAATTATGGACCCAAAGATCGTTATTACAACGTCGAGATCCGAGCTCGAAGTTACTGCA GAGATGAGACTGGTCTTTCCCAACTCGACTCGAATCAATCGTGGTAATTACGTTGTAAAAGAGCTGGCAGATGCATGTCGAGCCAACGATGTGACGGACTTGGTTGTACTGCATGAGCACCGAGGTGTTCCAG ACGCCCTTATTGTCTCCCACTTTCCTCACGGACCTACACTGTATTTTTCGCTGCACAATGTGGGATTGCGACATGACATTGCGACGTACAACCAGTCAACAGTGTCGGAGCAATACCCACATTTGATATTCGAGGGGTTTAGCTCAAAGCTAGGCAAACGGGTGATGGACGCTCTGCGGTACTTGTTCCCGGTGCCTAAACCAGATGCAACGCGAGTAATGACGTTTGCGAATGAGAACGACTTCATTTCGTTCAG GCACCATGTGTTCGCGAAAACATCCCACAAGGAAGTTCAACTGGCTGAAGTCGGGCCTCGGTTCGAAATGAAAC TACGAGTAAGATCAGCTCGTGATGTGGTGTGGGAATATGGGTACGTCTCGATTGTTGAGTCGATCGCCCCACTAGTTGGATATGTTCCTTCCTTTCACGGAGAGCTTGCCATTTCGCTAAAAAGTGGGCGCTTTCCCCGCGTTGCCCTTGCCACATCCGCCTGGAGACGCAACACCAACGGAATAGGACAGATCGTAGGTGAGACCCACATCATCATCACAGCCTCCCGCACGCGCCGCCCTCTCATTCTAGACCCACGAATGGATATTGGTGCCCCTATCTTCCGGGGTATTGGTTTTGTGCGCAATAATGGGGCCTGCTTCGATTCCAATTGGCGCAAGCACTCGCTGAATGTGTCCATGTTTGCTTCCGGTCCCATC GCAAGCCGCGTTAGGTACGTACTCGCTATGCCCCATACACTCTCCACTGTTCCTCGGTCCTCGAGATCGGATCTTCGCACCATTCGGGGGCACATGCCGCCTCAGGGCCTCGCTCATTGGCGATTCC CTCCCGCCCTTCTTGTCTTCATCTGGTCTATTTCCATATTCCATTTCCCTATTTTCTCCATCGCACCCTCC ATCATCTCCGCAGATCCCCTCATCGTCAACATCTGCCTGGTTGCTGCGCACGGACCACCTCTAGGTATGTCGCCACGCCACTTGAACTATATCCGTACTGACAACCCACCCTTCCATATTCGCGCTCTCATTCACTTGCCAAACTTGGTCTTGACCTTGCCTCGCCCAAACCGTGCTATCAAATTATCCTCGATCAAGCTCCCTCCGCGATCGCTTTTACTTTTCTTGCACATACTTGCACCCCCACCAACACTTAG GCAAATGTCTGCTCCTTCAACATATCCCCAATCTGCCCCCGTCTCAACTGGACCTCCTCCGAACATGGTTACGTCTCCCCGCTCTAAGCGTCCTCGTCCTCCCGATTTGCACACTGGCACCAACTCGGGATTGCCTGCCACCACCGGCGCCCCTGTCTCGGGTGGTCCTACTACTGGAGGTTTCCCAACTCCTTCCAGTGCCACTGGCGCCGGCGACGACGTCTTTCACCAAGAAGACGGTGAAGACGgtgaagatgatgatgatgacgatggtGGTCCACGCAAAG GTACCGAGAAGAAGGCAGGCCGTCGCAAGATCAAGATTGAATTTATTCAAGACAAGAGCCGAAGGCATATTACTTTCTCCAAGCGAAAGGCTGGTATCATGAAGAAG GCATACGAGTTGTCAACGCTCACGGGTACGCAAGTGCTGCTGCTCGTTGTATCAGAAACCGGACTTGTCTATACGTTTACTACCGCAAAACTTCAGCCTCTGGTCACCCAACCAGAGGGTAAGAATTTAATTCAAGCCTGTCTCAATGCTCCCAATGGTACTCTGCCGGGTGGGGCGTCTGCTGCCGCGCCTGGTATGCCCCCGCCACCACCAACGGGGCGCCAACGCCCTACAGCAATGTCACTCGGCATGACCGGAGCTGCCTCTCCGAATAACGATGCTGAGGGGGAAGATGACGGCGAAGGAAGTGGCGACAGTCCCAACATGGGCTCTGCCAAGGGCCGCAGACGTCGTCgtaccaacagcagcagtGGTGCGGTTCCCGGAGGCAATATGGCTAAGAGCATTCCGAGCCCATCAGACAGTATGCCCTCTACGTCTCCTACTCTGAGCATGCAGCAAGCTCACG GTGGCGTATCCGGAGCGGGAGCTGCGTATGGCTCACATCCCACTCATTCCCCGACCTTGCCTCATCACCATCACGGACAGCATCATCTCGACCAACCCGGCATGTATGGTTACCCTCGCGAAGGGGGTGCTTCTGCCAATATGATGCCCGGGTACCATCACGGCCAATATAGCGGTCTAAACGCTGGCGGTATGCCCTCGGGTATGAGTGCTGGCTCAGTGCCTGGTGCTCCCATTGGCCAAGCGGGGTCCCAGCCTCCTCAACAATCACAAatgtggatgcaacaaggcAACATGCCGCGTCGGTGA
- a CDS encoding YTH domain family protein, whose amino-acid sequence MVSNWQAGDWIEIAQHSRLAGNASPQSERSSNATAIQEPSVRPPVGDQPSSQVSPNQALPQKYASLPASPLDQNTGHKDTRTSTDPGTHDRFLLFPPATLAEQACLPKLPPSSTPDPAPDFSSQRSTQLTHHRPISLGTGSQENAPPLSDHLSQPSWDKDLVKPGAVLFSTGPVMSKAPTGPPPSTDPARRSSGDRTFWAAPSGVPSTNPSSDSTPTQDRETVPPPGYQPDTPSLVYTTGHSANTSSHPGYPHPYPTYPGNAPFGPSSPRHPSFGGPPNSSPHVQGGGYPNTGSATAFPNYRPGMPYSPYTPYQSGSGFSQYPTSPPTFGPMPGNFPGGYSTASPVAGGYPTSPSSGNYQGSSVGGGYSSPTGAYGMHFAPYGMVSGPPMYAPATYAHAPYGHPYLPPQGHTDDGPTSGMWWFMPAGGGSAPPVGTYGGQPPAQQFLQRFDSSQQSSHPMAVMLNTNSSHPQGFPNPVGLPPPPAAHSPRTALSPVSTGPAPSAASPHQMYAAFGAMSLQSPQPPMGRQLPALTLPIHTHTSSPSAPPSASVQSPVQPTSTSKGRASAASKAGPGGSRVTSPATRRPWHPNPPVARSDWVMWVGNVPSDATHDELWSFFNQDTTAREPVATTGPTRTLLPPVPLDKQDGDVGGTSAEHSHGVSSVFLISRSNCAFVNYEEEVYLNRAVSFFNGRPLRPKDPRCPRLVCRVRRKDDDLRAGVGGQRGMGMHARWVQEQERKMEAASGIDAVKDKEAIVDDPATSPSTYLGATSSSGSSPPIPAPVDDVHQLPADLLGRPHAGDPKDYPAAHHSGSGSTNSSFLIRNFPKRYFILKSLTPSDLNTSVDRGLWATQAHNESTLDRAYRTSKDVYLIFSANKSGEWFGYARMDGPIIGSQQSVSWESRGPSRSPTSPTVQRKPEATAGTSVDGAETGQLGAKPAFFSPSEHKFAASPAPITPNKYRQHIPAPAYRRPNICTSGNGPSHKQLTKPDGAERNNDATGPAGEIVQADTFKLDQSAPYRAARTSSALAILRKNKGVTWTAMALDPSVHPIRETLPKNVEADDKADSWGKPFKIRWIKTERLPFHRTRHLRNPWNSDREVKVSRDGTEVEPGVGQRLLDEWDRVVEEPEPTSAGGAASSSRNPPPRSGAQQSALASAPAPSTSRGQPGRAR is encoded by the exons ATGGTGTCCAACTGGCAGGCTGGTGATTGGATC GAAATAGCTCAACATTCTCGGTTGGCGGGTAATGCATCGCCGCAAAGCGAACGGAGCTCCAATGCTACGGCAATTCAGGAACCCAGTGTACGGCCACCGGTGGGAGACCAGCCTTCATCGCAAG TTTCACCTAATCAAGCACTTCCTCAAAAATACGCCTCCCTCCCCGCATCACCCTTGGACCAAAACACGGGTCACAAAGACACGCGCACATCCACCGATCCCGGGACCCACGATCGCTTTCTACTCTTCCCACCGGCCACGCTTGCCGAGCAAGCTTGTCTACCGAAACTACCTCCAAGCAGCACACCTGATCCTGCTCCAGACTTTTCATCACAACGCTCTACCCAACTGACACATCATAGGCCTATTTCATTGGGCACAGGCTCGCAGGAGAACGCCCCTCCACTATCTGATCATTTATCCCAACCCTCTTGGGACAAAGACCTGGTCAAGCCTGGCGCTGTGTTATTTTCAACCGGCCCGGTCATGTCTAAAGCACCAACTGGACCGCCTCCCAGCACAGATCCGGCGCGTCGTTCTTCCGGAGACAGGACCTTTTGGGCAGCTCCTAGTGGGGTTCCTTCAACTAAT CCCTCATCCGACTCGACGCCCACCCAGGACCGAGAAACAGTTCCTCCCCCTGGATATCAGCCAGACACGCCTTCCTTAGTCTACACCACTGGTCACTCTGCAAATACCAGCTCACACCCAGGTTATCCACACCCTTACCCCACGTATCCCGGAAACGCCCCTTTTGGCCCATCCTCTCCTCGGCATCCGTCCTTTGGTGGACCGCCTAATAGCAGCCCCCAtgtccaaggaggagggtACCCCAATACTGGGTCGGCTACTGCATTTCCCAACTATCGACCAGGCATGCCGTATAGTCCATACACGCCCTATCAGAGTGGCTCTGGTTTCAGCCAATATCCCACGTCGCCGCCTACCTTTGGGCCTATGCCAGGGAATTTTCCGGGTGGCTACTCCACAGCGTCCCCGGTTGCGGGCGGCTACCCGACTTCGCCCTCGAGTGGAAACTATCAGGGTTCTTCTGTGGGAGGTGGCTACTCATCACCTACAGGGGCGTATGGAATGCATTTTGCACCATACGGCATGGTTTCGGGACCGCCCATGTATGCACCAGCTACTTACGCACACGCGCCTTATGGCCATCCATATCTTCCACCTCAAGGTCATACTGATGACGGACCAACATCCGGAATGTGGTGGTTCATGCCTGCCGGGGGTGGCTCTGCACCGCCGGTAGGAACGTATGGCGGTCAGCCGCCAGCCCAACAATTCCTCCAACGATTTGACAGTTCGCAGCAGTCATCTCACCCGATGGCAGTCATGTTAAACACCAACTCATCTCACCCCCAAGGGTTTCCTAATCCTGTTGGACTTCCGCCCCCGCCTGCTGCTCATTCGCCAAGAACTGCGCTATCTCCCGTGAGTACGGGACCCGCCCCTTCCGCAGCATCACCTCACCAGATGTATGCGGCATTCGGGGCCATGAGCTTACAGTCTCCACAGCCTCCCATGGGAAGGCAACTACCCGCGCTTACATTACCAATCCATACGCACACATCATCTCCGTCTGCCCCACCGTCTGCAAGCGTCCAGTCTCCGGTTCAACCCACATCCACATCTAAAGGCAGAGCATCAGCCGCTAGTAAAGCAGGGCCCGGTGGCTCCCGCGTTACATCTCCTGCAACACGTAGGCCGTGGCATCCAAACCCACCAGTCGCGCGTTCAGACTGGGTTATGTGGGTCGGGAATGTCCCCAGCGATGCGACACATGACGAGCTCTGGTCTTTTTTCAACCAGGACACGACTGCACGCGAACCTGTTGCGACCACTGGCCCAACTCGGACGCTACTACCACCTGTCCCTTTAGACAAACAGGATGGCGATGTGGGAGGCACCAGCGCGGAGCACTCCCATGGGGTGTCCTCTGTATTCCTCATCTCACGCTCCAACTGCGCGTTTGTCAATTACGAAGAAGAAGTGTATCTGAATCGAGCTGTTTCATTCTTTAATGGTCGCCCACTGCGCCCAAAGGATCCGCGATGCCCACGATTGGTATGTCGCGTTCGACGCAAGGATGACGATCTTCGTGCAGGTGTAGGAGGGCAACGAGGTATGGGCATGCATGCACGGTGGGTCCAGGAACAAGAACGAAAGATGGAAGCAGCATCTGGCATCGATGCGGTAAAGGACAAGGAAGCGATAGTGGATGATCCTGCTACATCTCCTTCAACATACCTTGGCGCCACGTCGTCTTCGGGTTCCTCGCCTCCAATCCCTGCACCTGTTGACGATGTACATCAGCTTCCTGCCGATCTGTTAGGAAGACCACATGCTGGAGACCCGAAAGATTATCCTGCGGCACATCATTCTGGCTCTGGCTCAACGAATTCGAGTTTCCTCATACGCAATTTCCCAAAGCGGTATTTCATTCTCAAATCGTTAACTCCA TCCGATCTCAATACCAGCGTTGATCGTGGCTTGTGGGCAACGCAGGCGCATAACGAGTCTACATTGGACAGGGCCTACCGAACTAGTAAAGATGTGTACCTGATCTTTTCGGCAAACAAG TCAGGCGAATGGTTTGGCTATGCTAG GATGGATGGGCCCATCATCGGTAGCCAGCAATCTGTGAGCTGGGAATCTCGTGGCCCCTCTAGATCCCCAACTTCCCCTACAGTACAGCGCAAGCCCGAGGCTACAGCGGGTACATCGGTCGATGGAGCCGAGACTGGACAATTGGGAGCCAAGCCGGCCTTCTTCTCTCCCAGTGAACACAAGTTTGCGGCGAGCCCTGCACCAATCACACCCA ACAAATACAGGCAACACATTCCCGCGCCCGCGTATAGACGGCCAAATATCTGCACCAGCGGAAATGGGCCAAGCCACAAGCAACTGACAAAACCAGATGGAGCTGAGCGTAATAATGACGCGACTGGACCAGCGGGTGAAATTGTTCAGGCAGATACGTTCAAACTTGACCAGAGCGCGCCATACCGAGCTGCTCGGACCTCGAGTGCGTTGGCGATCCTTCGAAAGAACAAGGGAGTCACATGGACGGCGATGGCGTT AGACCCGAGTGTGCATCCCATTAGAGAAACGCTCCCCAAGAACGTGGAAGCTGATGACAAGGCCGATAGCTGGGGCAAACCGTTCAAAATCCGCTGGATCAAAACAGAGAGATTACCGTTTCATCGTACGCGACACTTGCGCAACCCATGGAACAGTGACCGCGAAGTCAAGGTTTCGCGGGATGGTACAGAGGTAGAGCCAGGCGTCGGACAGCGCTTGCTGGACGAGTGGGATCGGGTTGTGGAGGAGCCCGAGCCGACTTCTGCTGGTGGCGCTGCTTCGTCTTCGCGGAACCCACCGCCTCGTTCTGGGGCGCAACAAAGCGCACTTGCTTCTGCTCCTGCCCCGTCTACAAGTCGCGGGCAACCCGGGCGTGCCCGATGA